One region of Niallia sp. Man26 genomic DNA includes:
- the purL gene encoding phosphoribosylformylglycinamidine synthase subunit PurL, whose product MSLMLEPSPEQIKSEEIYKQMGVTDEEFAMVEKILGRKPNYTEIGLFSVMWSEHCSYKNSKPVLRKFPTSGPQVLQGPGEGAGIVDIGDGQAVAFKIESHNHPSAIEPYQGAATGVGGIIRDVFSMGARPIAILNSLRFGELDNARTKYLFEEVVAGIAGYGNCIGIPTVGGEIAFDSSYAGNPLVNAMCVGLINHEDIKKGQAHGVGNTVMYVGAKTGRDGIHGATFASEELTENSDEKRPAVQVGDPFMEKLLLEACLELIKSDALVGIQDMGAAGLASSSAEMASKAGSGIEMNLDLVPQREVGMTAYEMMLSESQERMLIVVKKGREQEIKDLFDKYDLEAVAIGVVTDDKMLRLLHKGEVVANVPADALAEDAPVYQKPSAEPQYFRDFQAMENTIPAVDNFGEALANLLKQPTIASKEWVYNQYDYMVRTSTVVAPGSDAAVVRIRGTKKALAMTTDCNARYLYLDPETGGKIAVAEAARNIVCSGAEPLAITDNLNFGNPEKPEIFWQIEKAADGISEACLALNAPVIGGNVSLYNETNGTAIYPTPVIGMVGLIKDTNDITTQSFKASGDLIYLLGETKDEFGGSELQKMLEGSISGKSPELDLEVEKSHQAAVLAAIRAGVVESAHDLAEGGLAVAAAESLFGPNGLGAKLDLEGNPVSALFSESQSRFLLSVKPDNKEEFEKLVPATLIGKVTDDNIFAVSQGENILIKEQVEVLEAAWRGAIPCLLK is encoded by the coding sequence ATGTCGTTAATGCTTGAGCCAAGTCCAGAACAAATTAAGTCAGAGGAAATTTACAAACAAATGGGTGTTACGGACGAAGAATTCGCTATGGTCGAAAAGATTCTTGGCCGCAAGCCTAACTACACAGAAATTGGACTGTTTTCAGTTATGTGGTCTGAGCATTGCAGCTACAAAAACTCTAAACCAGTGTTAAGAAAATTCCCGACATCTGGTCCGCAAGTGCTTCAAGGTCCTGGTGAAGGTGCAGGGATTGTGGATATCGGGGATGGGCAAGCAGTGGCCTTCAAAATTGAAAGCCATAACCATCCGTCTGCAATCGAGCCGTATCAAGGAGCTGCAACTGGAGTGGGCGGCATTATCCGCGACGTTTTCTCCATGGGAGCAAGACCGATTGCTATTCTGAACTCTCTTCGTTTTGGCGAATTGGATAATGCTCGTACAAAGTATCTTTTTGAAGAAGTTGTTGCAGGGATTGCAGGTTACGGAAACTGTATCGGTATTCCGACAGTGGGGGGAGAAATTGCCTTTGATTCATCCTATGCAGGCAACCCGCTTGTAAATGCGATGTGTGTTGGTTTAATTAACCATGAAGACATTAAAAAAGGCCAGGCACATGGAGTTGGCAACACGGTAATGTACGTAGGAGCAAAGACAGGCCGTGATGGTATTCATGGGGCAACATTCGCATCAGAAGAGCTGACAGAGAATTCAGATGAAAAGCGTCCGGCAGTTCAAGTTGGCGACCCGTTCATGGAGAAACTTTTACTTGAGGCATGCTTGGAACTGATCAAATCAGATGCTCTAGTCGGTATTCAGGATATGGGTGCAGCAGGACTTGCGAGCTCAAGTGCAGAGATGGCAAGCAAAGCTGGATCTGGAATTGAAATGAATCTTGATTTAGTGCCGCAGCGTGAAGTGGGCATGACAGCTTATGAAATGATGCTGTCAGAATCTCAAGAACGTATGCTGATTGTTGTTAAAAAAGGCAGAGAGCAAGAGATTAAGGATCTATTCGATAAATATGATTTGGAAGCAGTTGCTATCGGTGTTGTTACAGATGATAAAATGCTGCGACTTCTTCATAAAGGGGAAGTAGTTGCGAACGTACCAGCTGATGCTTTGGCTGAGGATGCTCCTGTTTACCAAAAACCTTCTGCAGAACCGCAATATTTCCGTGATTTCCAAGCAATGGAGAACACAATCCCTGCAGTTGATAATTTTGGAGAAGCACTTGCTAATCTTCTTAAACAGCCGACAATCGCTTCAAAGGAATGGGTTTATAACCAATATGACTATATGGTTCGCACAAGTACAGTAGTTGCACCAGGATCAGATGCTGCTGTTGTCCGTATTCGCGGAACGAAAAAAGCGTTAGCGATGACGACTGACTGTAATGCGCGTTATCTTTACCTAGATCCAGAAACAGGCGGGAAAATTGCTGTTGCAGAGGCTGCTCGCAATATCGTCTGCTCAGGGGCAGAGCCATTGGCAATTACAGACAACTTAAACTTTGGTAACCCTGAAAAGCCAGAAATATTCTGGCAGATTGAAAAAGCTGCTGACGGTATAAGTGAAGCATGCTTAGCACTTAATGCACCGGTTATTGGCGGTAACGTGTCCCTATACAATGAAACAAACGGAACAGCAATCTATCCGACACCAGTAATCGGAATGGTTGGTCTGATTAAAGATACAAATGATATAACAACACAAAGCTTTAAAGCAAGCGGAGATCTTATTTATCTTCTTGGTGAAACGAAGGATGAATTCGGAGGAAGCGAACTTCAAAAGATGCTTGAAGGCTCCATTTCAGGAAAATCACCTGAATTAGACTTAGAAGTAGAAAAGAGCCATCAAGCTGCAGTGCTTGCTGCTATCAGAGCAGGGGTTGTTGAATCTGCTCATGATCTAGCTGAAGGCGGCTTAGCAGTTGCAGCTGCAGAAAGCTTGTTTGGACCGAACGGTTTGGGTGCGAAGCTTGATTTGGAAGGCAACCCTGTTTCTGCTCTATTCAGTGAATCTCAATCACGTTTTTTGCTTTCTGTTAAACCAGATAACAAAGAAGAATTCGAAAAGCTAGTTCCTGCAACATTGATTGGAAAAGTAACAGACGACAATATTTTTGCTGTTAGCCAAGGGGAAAATATCCTAATTAAGGAACAGGTGGAAGTGTTAGAAGCCGCCTGGAGAGGAGCTATTCCATGCTTGCTGAAATAA
- the purF gene encoding amidophosphoribosyltransferase, translating to MLAEIRGLNEECGVFGVWGHNDAAQLAYYGLHSLQHRGQEGTGIVTTDGKQLKGIKGEGLVAEVFTQDAMKELTGKAAIGHVRYATAGGGGYENVQPLLFHFQSGSMALAHNGNLVNANALKSQLEAQGSIFQTSSDTEVLAHLIRRGGFSAFNERVKNALTMIKGAYAFLILTETELMVALDPNGMRPLSLGKLGDAYVVASETCAFDVVGAEFIRDVLPGELLIIDDNGFRSEMFSVASNIAMCTMEYVYFSRPDSNINGINVHTARKNLGKRLAFEAPIEADVVTGVPDSSISAAIGYAEETGIPYELGLIKNRYVGRTFIQPSQSLREQGVKMKLSAVRGVVEGKRVIMVDDSIVRGTTSRRIVSMLREAGATEVHVLISSPPIKNPCFYGIDTSTKEELIASRYSVDELREIIGADSLIFLSTEGMVEAIGRNEEGENRGSCLACFTGKYPTEIYPSALQSYEKV from the coding sequence ATGCTTGCTGAAATAAGAGGGTTAAATGAAGAATGCGGAGTCTTTGGTGTTTGGGGCCATAACGATGCTGCGCAGCTTGCTTATTACGGGCTTCACAGCCTGCAGCACAGGGGACAAGAAGGTACAGGAATTGTTACAACAGACGGGAAACAGCTAAAAGGCATTAAAGGGGAAGGACTTGTTGCAGAGGTCTTCACACAGGATGCCATGAAGGAATTGACAGGAAAAGCTGCAATCGGTCATGTTCGTTATGCAACAGCAGGAGGTGGGGGCTATGAAAATGTCCAGCCCCTTCTGTTTCATTTCCAAAGCGGAAGCATGGCACTTGCTCATAATGGAAATCTTGTTAATGCTAATGCGCTCAAAAGCCAATTGGAAGCGCAAGGCAGCATCTTTCAGACTAGCTCTGATACAGAGGTACTTGCTCACTTAATTAGAAGAGGCGGTTTTTCTGCCTTTAATGAAAGAGTGAAAAATGCTTTGACAATGATTAAAGGGGCATATGCATTCTTAATCTTGACAGAGACAGAGCTGATGGTTGCTCTAGATCCAAATGGTATGAGACCACTTTCTTTAGGAAAACTGGGGGATGCTTATGTTGTTGCCTCAGAAACATGTGCATTTGATGTTGTCGGTGCAGAATTTATCCGCGATGTCCTGCCGGGAGAGCTTTTGATTATTGACGATAATGGTTTCCGTTCTGAGATGTTCTCAGTGGCTTCCAATATTGCAATGTGTACGATGGAGTATGTGTATTTCTCAAGACCAGACAGCAATATCAATGGTATCAATGTTCATACTGCCAGAAAAAACTTAGGGAAAAGACTGGCTTTTGAAGCGCCAATTGAAGCAGATGTCGTAACAGGCGTTCCTGACTCAAGTATTTCTGCAGCAATTGGCTATGCAGAGGAAACAGGCATACCTTACGAGTTAGGCTTAATTAAGAACCGATATGTAGGACGCACCTTCATTCAGCCATCCCAATCATTGCGTGAACAAGGGGTGAAAATGAAGCTTTCAGCAGTCCGTGGTGTCGTTGAAGGCAAACGTGTCATCATGGTGGACGATTCTATCGTTAGAGGAACAACAAGCAGAAGAATCGTGTCCATGCTTCGTGAGGCTGGTGCAACAGAAGTGCATGTATTAATCAGTTCACCACCTATTAAAAACCCGTGTTTTTACGGAATCGATACATCTACAAAAGAAGAGCTGATTGCATCGAGATACTCGGTTGATGAGCTTCGGGAAATCATTGGTGCTGACTCTCTCATTTTCTTGAGCACAGAAGGAATGGTAGAAGCAATCGGCAGAAATGAAGAAGGGGAGAATAGAGGTTCCTGCTTAGCTTGCTTTACAGGCAAATATCCGACAGAAATCTATCCTTCTGCACTGCAATCATATGAAAAGGTGTAA
- the purM gene encoding phosphoribosylformylglycinamidine cyclo-ligase has product MAESYKQAGVNIEAGYEAVSRMKKHVNKTIRPGVMGGLGGFGGMFDLSVLNLKNPVLVSGTDGVGTKLMLAFMLDKHDTIGVDAVAMCVNDIVVQGAEPIYFLDYIACGKAEPAKIEAIVKGIADGCEQAGCALVGGETAEMPGMYSEEEYDLAGFAVGACEKERVITGENIKAGDVLIGLASSGIHSNGYSLVRKLFFEKANMSLSDYVDELGCTLGEELIKPTKIYVKSVLSALQKFEIKGLSHITGGGFIENIPRMLPEGLGIELEETNWEVPPVFKVMEKIGDLQRKEMYNIFNMGTGMVLAVDSDAEQDVLKHFQAIGEKAYTIGKVTDDGEINIILKQ; this is encoded by the coding sequence ATGGCTGAAAGCTACAAACAAGCAGGAGTTAATATCGAGGCAGGCTATGAAGCAGTTTCGAGAATGAAGAAGCATGTAAATAAAACAATCAGACCTGGTGTAATGGGAGGTCTTGGCGGTTTCGGAGGCATGTTCGATCTGTCAGTATTAAACCTGAAAAATCCAGTGCTGGTTTCTGGAACAGATGGGGTAGGTACAAAGCTGATGCTTGCATTTATGCTTGATAAGCATGATACAATCGGCGTAGATGCTGTGGCAATGTGTGTAAATGATATTGTCGTACAAGGAGCAGAACCTATTTACTTCCTTGATTATATTGCGTGCGGCAAAGCAGAGCCTGCAAAGATTGAAGCTATTGTAAAAGGGATTGCAGATGGCTGTGAACAAGCTGGCTGCGCATTAGTCGGCGGGGAAACTGCTGAAATGCCAGGGATGTACAGCGAAGAGGAATATGACCTTGCTGGATTTGCTGTTGGTGCTTGTGAGAAAGAACGTGTCATTACAGGGGAAAATATTAAGGCTGGAGATGTTCTGATTGGTTTGGCTTCAAGCGGAATTCACAGCAATGGCTATTCTCTTGTCCGCAAGCTTTTCTTTGAAAAAGCTAATATGTCTTTATCTGATTATGTAGACGAATTAGGCTGTACGCTTGGAGAAGAATTAATCAAGCCGACGAAAATCTATGTAAAATCAGTTCTGTCTGCTCTTCAAAAGTTCGAGATTAAGGGATTATCCCATATAACAGGCGGAGGTTTCATTGAAAATATTCCTCGCATGCTTCCAGAAGGATTAGGGATTGAACTTGAAGAAACTAATTGGGAAGTGCCTCCTGTTTTTAAGGTGATGGAAAAAATAGGAGATTTACAGCGCAAGGAAATGTATAATATTTTTAACATGGGCACAGGAATGGTTCTTGCTGTGGACAGCGATGCGGAGCAAGATGTTCTAAAGCATTTTCAGGCAATCGGCGAAAAGGCATATACAATCGGCAAGGTAACAGATGATGGGGAAATCAACATCATTCTGAAACAATAA
- the purN gene encoding phosphoribosylglycinamide formyltransferase — MKNIAVFASGSGSNFQALVDAAEKNELQASIKLLVCDKPKAYVVERAANHNVDVFTFTAKDYPSKAEYEQEILRKLKDYEIEWIILAGYMRLIGDTLLQEFPGKIINIHPSLLPNFPGKDAVGQALAAGAKETGVTVHYVDEGMDTGPIIAQEAVGIIEGETNESLQAKIQSIEHGLYPKVVQSLVLSN, encoded by the coding sequence ATGAAAAATATTGCTGTTTTTGCGTCAGGCAGCGGCTCCAATTTCCAAGCACTTGTAGATGCTGCAGAAAAAAATGAGCTGCAGGCGTCTATTAAATTACTAGTCTGTGACAAACCTAAGGCGTATGTTGTAGAAAGAGCTGCGAACCACAATGTTGATGTGTTTACATTCACAGCCAAAGATTATCCTTCAAAGGCGGAATATGAACAAGAAATACTTCGGAAACTAAAAGATTACGAGATAGAGTGGATTATCCTTGCAGGTTATATGCGTTTGATTGGAGATACACTGCTTCAGGAATTCCCTGGTAAGATAATAAATATCCACCCGTCCTTGCTTCCTAATTTTCCTGGCAAAGATGCTGTCGGCCAAGCGCTTGCAGCAGGTGCAAAGGAAACAGGGGTAACGGTTCACTATGTGGATGAAGGAATGGATACAGGACCGATTATTGCTCAAGAGGCCGTCGGTATCATAGAAGGAGAAACGAATGAAAGCCTTCAAGCGAAAATCCAAAGCATCGAGCATGGACTGTATCCGAAGGTAGTTCAATCATTAGTCCTTTCCAATTGA
- the purH gene encoding bifunctional phosphoribosylaminoimidazolecarboxamide formyltransferase/IMP cyclohydrolase: MKKRALISVSDKTGITSFAKELHELGFELISTGGTKKAIQESGIPVLSVSDVTGFPEILEGRVKTLNPYIHGGLLAKFDEPGHQAQLEEHKIQPIQLVCVNLYPFQATIAKEDVTVEDAIENIDIGGPTMLRASAKNHQYVTVVVDPSDYTTVVDELKQDGEVKFETRRKLAAKVFRHTAAYDSMISQYMSDLSGEENPESLTVTYELKQSLRYGENPHQNAAFYRKPLGSAFSIANATQLHGKELSYNNINDADAAIQIVKEFTEPAAVAIKHSNPCGVGTGEDIFTAYTRAFEADPVSIFGGIVALNREVDAATAQKLHEIFLEIVIAPSYSEEALEILKGKKNIRLLTIPFSAGNKKEMKFTTIEGGLLVQDFDHFTLDDATITIPTDKKPTDEEWEALKFGWKVVKHVKSNAIVVNNQEMTLGVGAGQMNRVGSAKIALEQAGEKAVGAVLASDAFFPMDDTVEAAAKAGVTAIIQTGGSIRDEDSIKKANEYGIAMVLTGVRHFKH; this comes from the coding sequence ATGAAAAAGCGTGCATTAATAAGTGTTTCAGATAAAACAGGAATTACAAGCTTTGCAAAAGAGCTTCATGAATTAGGATTCGAGCTGATTTCTACAGGTGGAACAAAAAAGGCCATTCAAGAGAGCGGCATCCCAGTACTTAGTGTCAGTGACGTAACTGGATTTCCGGAAATCCTGGAAGGCAGGGTAAAAACTTTAAATCCGTATATTCATGGCGGTCTTTTGGCGAAATTTGACGAACCTGGACACCAAGCACAGCTTGAGGAGCATAAAATTCAGCCAATCCAGCTAGTTTGTGTGAATCTTTATCCTTTCCAAGCAACAATTGCGAAGGAAGACGTAACAGTGGAGGATGCCATTGAAAATATTGATATCGGCGGTCCAACAATGCTTCGCGCTTCTGCAAAAAACCATCAATATGTAACAGTTGTAGTGGACCCAAGTGATTATACAACGGTTGTCGATGAACTAAAGCAAGATGGAGAAGTGAAGTTTGAAACAAGAAGAAAGCTTGCTGCTAAAGTGTTCCGTCACACTGCTGCTTACGATTCCATGATTTCTCAATACATGAGCGATCTTTCAGGTGAAGAAAATCCTGAATCATTGACTGTCACATATGAACTGAAGCAATCTTTAAGATATGGAGAAAACCCGCATCAAAATGCAGCGTTTTACCGTAAGCCTTTAGGTTCTGCATTTTCTATTGCGAATGCAACACAGCTGCATGGCAAGGAGCTTTCTTACAATAATATCAATGATGCAGATGCTGCAATTCAAATCGTCAAAGAATTCACAGAACCAGCAGCTGTTGCAATTAAGCATAGCAACCCATGCGGAGTTGGAACAGGCGAGGATATTTTCACTGCGTACACAAGAGCATTTGAGGCAGATCCTGTTTCTATTTTCGGAGGAATTGTCGCATTGAACAGAGAGGTTGACGCTGCAACAGCTCAGAAGCTGCATGAAATCTTTTTAGAAATCGTCATTGCGCCATCTTATTCAGAAGAGGCTTTAGAGATTCTTAAAGGGAAGAAAAACATTCGTCTGTTAACTATTCCATTCTCTGCAGGCAACAAGAAGGAAATGAAATTTACGACAATTGAAGGCGGCTTGCTTGTTCAAGATTTCGACCATTTTACATTGGATGATGCAACAATCACTATCCCAACTGACAAAAAGCCGACAGATGAAGAATGGGAAGCACTGAAGTTTGGCTGGAAGGTTGTTAAGCATGTGAAATCGAATGCGATTGTCGTTAATAATCAGGAAATGACTTTAGGAGTAGGTGCAGGTCAAATGAACCGTGTTGGTTCAGCAAAGATTGCCTTGGAACAGGCTGGAGAAAAGGCAGTTGGAGCAGTATTGGCTTCCGATGCGTTCTTCCCAATGGATGATACAGTCGAAGCAGCAGCAAAAGCTGGAGTCACTGCAATCATTCAAACAGGCGGCAGTATCAGAGATGAAGATTCCATCAAGAAAGCAAACGAGTATGGAATTGCCATGGTATTGACAGGAGTAAGGCACTTTAAACACTAA
- the purD gene encoding phosphoribosylamine--glycine ligase, with protein MKVLVIGRGGREHTICTKIKESKLVETIFVAPGNVGMTDVAERVSIEETEVDKLVEFALDNKVDLTVVGPEVPLLLGVVDKLEAAGLKVFGPRQKAAEIEGSKSFAKDLMKKYEIPTGKYETFSDYEQAKAYILEHGAPIVIKADGLAAGKGVTVAMTLEEALASIEEMLVGAKFGDASATVVIEEFLAGEEFSLMSFVNGDTVIPLEIAQDHKRAYDGDQGPNTGGMGAYSPVPHIDEKIVQTAIETIVKPTAQAMITEDRSFTGILYAGLIATEEGPKVIEFNARLGDPETQVVLPRMKSDLVEVLLAILEGETPVIEWHDEDMLGVVVAAKGYPESYGKGAVIKGLNTMEDVSIFHAGTSLDEDGNFTVDGGRVLLVAAKSKTIKAAQDKVYKELEKLESDGVFYRKDIGFKAIK; from the coding sequence ATGAAGGTACTCGTAATCGGCCGTGGTGGAAGAGAGCATACGATTTGCACAAAAATTAAAGAAAGCAAATTAGTTGAAACTATCTTTGTAGCACCAGGCAATGTAGGAATGACAGATGTTGCCGAACGCGTTTCAATTGAAGAGACAGAAGTAGATAAGCTTGTTGAATTTGCTCTAGATAATAAAGTGGACCTGACGGTAGTAGGACCTGAAGTTCCTTTGCTGTTAGGTGTTGTTGATAAATTGGAGGCTGCTGGGCTGAAGGTTTTCGGACCAAGGCAAAAAGCAGCAGAAATTGAAGGCAGTAAATCCTTTGCGAAGGATTTAATGAAGAAATATGAGATCCCGACAGGAAAGTATGAAACATTTTCTGATTATGAGCAAGCTAAAGCATATATATTAGAGCATGGGGCGCCGATTGTTATTAAGGCAGACGGCCTTGCAGCAGGCAAGGGTGTAACAGTTGCAATGACATTGGAAGAAGCTTTGGCAAGCATTGAAGAAATGCTTGTCGGTGCGAAATTCGGTGATGCATCTGCGACTGTTGTTATTGAAGAATTCCTGGCTGGTGAGGAGTTTTCCTTAATGTCCTTCGTCAATGGGGACACAGTCATTCCATTAGAGATTGCTCAAGACCATAAAAGAGCATATGATGGTGATCAAGGACCGAATACTGGCGGCATGGGAGCTTATTCTCCTGTTCCTCATATCGATGAGAAAATCGTGCAGACTGCCATTGAAACAATCGTTAAGCCGACTGCACAGGCAATGATTACAGAAGACAGATCGTTTACGGGAATCTTATATGCCGGTCTTATTGCTACAGAAGAAGGCCCAAAAGTGATTGAATTTAATGCTCGCCTCGGCGATCCAGAAACACAGGTTGTTTTGCCTAGGATGAAATCTGATTTAGTTGAAGTGCTGCTTGCTATCCTTGAAGGAGAGACTCCTGTTATAGAGTGGCACGATGAGGATATGCTTGGTGTTGTCGTTGCAGCGAAAGGATATCCAGAAAGCTATGGAAAAGGTGCTGTCATCAAAGGTTTAAACACGATGGAGGATGTATCTATTTTCCACGCTGGCACAAGTTTGGACGAAGACGGTAACTTTACAGTGGACGGCGGCAGAGTATTGCTTGTTGCTGCTAAGAGCAAAACAATTAAGGCTGCCCAAGACAAGGTATATAAAGAGTTAGAAAAGCTGGAAAGCGATGGAGTTTTCTACAGAAAAGACATCGGCTTTAAAGCAATTAAATAA
- a CDS encoding SDR family oxidoreductase has translation MALSNLNNPLEQYFTGDFPKQYQDPPGLQQKMEPVPDCGEKSYKGNGRLTNRKALVTGGDSGIGRAAAIAYAREGADVAINYLPEEQPDAEEVKELIEAEGRKAVLIPGDLSDEAFCGELVKKAYDELGGLDVLALVAGKQQAVEDIADLTTEQLRSTFEINVFSLFWVVKAALPLLPKGASIITTTSVQGYNPSPNLLDYASTKFAITGFTRGLAKQVASKGIRVNTVAPGPIWTALQVTGGQPSDKIPQFGQNTPLQRSGQPVELSSVYVFLASEESSYVTAQVYGITGGIELA, from the coding sequence ATTGCATTGTCTAATCTAAACAATCCATTAGAACAATACTTTACAGGAGACTTCCCTAAGCAATATCAGGACCCGCCAGGACTGCAGCAAAAAATGGAGCCAGTGCCTGACTGCGGAGAAAAAAGCTACAAAGGAAATGGCAGATTGACAAACCGCAAAGCTCTTGTAACCGGAGGAGATTCTGGTATCGGCCGTGCAGCTGCTATTGCTTATGCTCGAGAAGGGGCAGATGTCGCAATCAATTATCTGCCAGAAGAACAGCCCGATGCAGAAGAAGTAAAGGAACTGATTGAAGCGGAAGGACGAAAAGCTGTTCTTATCCCTGGTGATTTAAGTGATGAGGCTTTTTGTGGTGAATTAGTTAAAAAAGCATATGATGAGCTCGGCGGTCTTGATGTGCTGGCGTTAGTAGCAGGCAAGCAGCAAGCAGTTGAAGATATTGCTGATTTGACGACAGAACAGCTTCGAAGCACATTTGAAATTAATGTATTTTCATTGTTCTGGGTTGTAAAAGCAGCGTTGCCACTTCTGCCAAAAGGGGCTTCCATTATTACGACTACTTCTGTTCAAGGCTATAATCCAAGCCCGAACCTGCTTGATTACGCTTCTACTAAATTTGCGATTACCGGATTTACACGCGGGTTGGCTAAACAAGTTGCCTCAAAAGGCATTCGTGTAAATACGGTGGCACCAGGTCCAATTTGGACAGCATTGCAGGTTACTGGAGGACAGCCTAGTGACAAAATTCCACAATTTGGTCAAAATACACCGTTGCAGCGAAGCGGACAGCCTGTTGAATTGTCTTCCGTATATGTGTTCCTTGCATCTGAGGAATCAAGCTACGTAACAGCACAAGTATATGGAATTACAGGCGGTATTGAACTAGCCTAA
- a CDS encoding YgaP-like transmembrane domain produces MNPKQNISLINAMIRITLGFTFLAWSTAKLAKRPNQQSYLWIAMLAGMKIAEGIVRYCPIVALFDNSKGHTPKKDNEHTAHKENKEKPKDSEKASPADIQNIMSEFNPATIFSPEDMKK; encoded by the coding sequence ATGAACCCTAAGCAAAATATCAGCTTGATAAATGCAATGATTCGCATCACACTTGGCTTTACCTTTTTAGCCTGGAGCACAGCTAAGCTCGCAAAAAGACCTAATCAGCAATCCTATTTATGGATAGCTATGCTTGCTGGAATGAAAATCGCAGAAGGAATTGTGCGTTATTGTCCGATTGTTGCTCTATTTGACAACAGTAAGGGACATACACCTAAAAAAGACAATGAGCACACTGCCCACAAGGAAAATAAGGAAAAACCTAAGGATAGTGAAAAAGCTTCTCCTGCGGACATTCAAAACATCATGAGCGAATTTAATCCTGCAACCATCTTTTCACCTGAGGATATGAAAAAATAA